Proteins encoded by one window of Streptomyces sp. NBC_01477:
- the argC gene encoding N-acetyl-gamma-glutamyl-phosphate reductase, protein MALRAAVAGASGYAGGEVLRLLVGHPGVEIGAVTGNSSVGQRLGGSQPHLLPLADRVLETTSAEVLAGHDVVFLALPHGQSAAVAEQLGGDVLVVDMGADFRLKDAADWERFYGSPHAGTWPYGLPELPGARAALAGTKRIAVPGCYPTAVSLALVPAYAAALAEDEAVIVAASGTSGAGKAAKPHLLGSEVMGSMTPYGVGGGHRHTPEMIQNLSAAAGTRVGVSFTPTLAPMSRGILATCTAKARPGVTAADVRAAYEKAYSDEPFVHLLPEGQWPATASVHGSNAVHLQVAYDQDARRIIAISAIDNLAKGTAGGAVQSMNIALGLPEGTGLSTIGVAP, encoded by the coding sequence ATGGCGTTGCGGGCGGCGGTTGCCGGGGCGAGCGGGTATGCGGGCGGGGAGGTGCTGCGGCTGCTGGTCGGGCACCCCGGGGTCGAGATCGGGGCGGTGACCGGGAATTCCAGTGTCGGGCAGCGGCTCGGCGGGTCGCAGCCGCATCTGCTGCCACTCGCGGACCGGGTGCTGGAGACCACCTCGGCCGAGGTGCTGGCCGGGCACGACGTGGTCTTCCTCGCGCTGCCGCACGGGCAGTCCGCGGCCGTGGCCGAGCAGCTCGGCGGCGACGTGCTCGTGGTCGACATGGGCGCCGACTTCCGGCTCAAGGACGCGGCGGACTGGGAGCGTTTCTACGGCTCCCCGCACGCCGGCACCTGGCCGTACGGGCTGCCCGAGCTGCCCGGCGCCCGGGCCGCGCTGGCCGGGACCAAACGGATCGCCGTACCCGGCTGCTACCCGACGGCCGTGTCGCTCGCGCTCGTACCCGCCTACGCCGCCGCGCTCGCCGAGGACGAGGCCGTGATCGTCGCCGCGTCCGGCACGTCGGGCGCGGGCAAGGCCGCCAAGCCGCATCTGCTGGGCTCCGAGGTCATGGGGTCGATGACCCCGTACGGCGTCGGCGGCGGCCACCGGCACACCCCCGAGATGATCCAGAACCTCAGCGCCGCGGCCGGCACCCGGGTCGGCGTCTCCTTCACGCCCACCCTGGCGCCGATGTCCCGCGGCATCCTCGCCACCTGCACGGCCAAGGCCCGCCCCGGCGTCACCGCCGCCGACGTCCGCGCCGCCTACGAGAAGGCGTACTCCGACGAGCCGTTCGTCCACCTGCTGCCGGAGGGCCAGTGGCCCGCCACCGCGTCGGTCCACGGCTCCAACGCCGTTCACCTCCAGGTGGCCTACGACCAGGACGCGCGGCGGATCATCGCGATCAGCGCCATCGACAACCTGGCCAAGGGCACCGCGGGCGGCGCGGTGCAGAGCATGAACATCGCCCTCGGGCTGCCCGAGGGCACGGGACTTTCCACGATCGGAGTCGCCCCATGA
- the argJ gene encoding bifunctional glutamate N-acetyltransferase/amino-acid acetyltransferase ArgJ: MSVTAAKGFRAAGIAAGIKANGNPDLALVVNAGPRRAAAGVFTSNRVKAAPVLWSEQVLKGGAVTAVVLNSGGANACTGPQGFQDTHATAERAAEVLGHSAGEIAVASTGLIGLLLPMDKLLPGIGQAAAELSEHGGEKAAIAIKTTDTVHKTAVAQGEGGWTVGGMAKGAGMLAPGLATMLVVLTTDADVDTATLDKALRDATRVTFDRADSDGCMSTNDTVLLLASGASGATPGYDDFADAVRTVCADLARQLIGDAEGASKDIRIEIVGAASEEDAVEVGRSVARSNLLKCAIHGEDPNWGRVLSAIGTTSAAFEPDRLSVAINGVWVCRNGSVGEDRDLVDMRFREVVITADLAAGDASAVIWTNDLTADYVHENSAYSS, from the coding sequence ATGAGCGTGACCGCAGCGAAAGGATTCCGGGCGGCGGGCATCGCCGCCGGGATCAAGGCCAACGGGAACCCGGACCTGGCCCTGGTGGTCAACGCCGGGCCGCGCCGCGCCGCCGCGGGCGTCTTCACCTCCAACCGGGTGAAGGCCGCCCCCGTGCTGTGGTCGGAGCAGGTGCTCAAGGGCGGCGCGGTGACCGCCGTCGTCCTCAACTCCGGTGGCGCCAACGCCTGTACGGGACCGCAGGGCTTCCAGGACACCCACGCCACCGCGGAGCGGGCCGCCGAGGTGCTGGGGCACAGCGCGGGCGAGATCGCGGTGGCCTCCACCGGTCTGATCGGCCTGCTGCTGCCGATGGACAAGCTGCTGCCGGGCATCGGGCAGGCCGCTGCCGAACTGTCCGAGCACGGCGGCGAGAAGGCCGCCATCGCCATCAAGACCACCGACACCGTCCACAAGACCGCGGTGGCGCAGGGCGAGGGGGGCTGGACCGTCGGCGGTATGGCCAAGGGCGCGGGCATGCTCGCGCCGGGCCTGGCTACCATGCTGGTGGTGCTCACCACCGACGCCGACGTGGACACCGCGACGCTCGACAAGGCGCTGCGGGACGCCACCCGGGTCACCTTCGACCGGGCCGACTCCGACGGCTGCATGTCGACCAACGACACCGTGCTGCTGCTGGCCTCCGGCGCCTCCGGTGCCACTCCCGGCTACGACGACTTCGCCGACGCGGTCCGTACGGTCTGCGCCGACCTGGCCCGGCAGCTGATCGGGGACGCGGAGGGCGCGAGCAAGGACATCAGGATCGAGATCGTGGGCGCGGCCAGCGAGGAGGACGCGGTCGAGGTCGGCCGGTCCGTCGCGCGCAGCAATCTGCTCAAGTGCGCGATCCACGGCGAGGACCCCAACTGGGGCCGGGTGCTGTCCGCGATCGGCACCACGTCTGCCGCCTTCGAGCCGGACCGGCTGAGCGTGGCCATCAACGGCGTGTGGGTGTGCAGGAACGGCTCGGTCGGCGAGGACCGCGACCTGGTCGACATGCGCTTCCGGGAGGTCGTGATCACCGCGGACCTGGCCGCGGGCGACGCGTCGGCGGTGATCTGGACCAACGACCTCACCGCCGACTACGTCCACGAGAACAGCGCGTACAGCTCATGA
- the argB gene encoding acetylglutamate kinase produces MTARKHSALPKAQVLIEALPWLTRHNGRVVVIKFGGNAMVDEELKAAFAQDVVFLRQAGLKPVVVHGGGPQINAQLDRHGLVSEFKAGLRVTTPEAMDVVRMVLAGQVQRELVGLLNQHGPLAVGLTGEDAHTITAVKHFPVIDGEAVDIGRVGEITAIDTGAIEALLADGRIPVISSIARAADDGHIYNVNADTAAAALAAALDAETLMVLTDVEGLYEDWPNSDDVISRLTATELEKLLPGLSSGMVPKMRGCLHAVRNGVHTARVIDGRVQHAILLEIFTDEGIGTMVVPDLPPAPAAEHVPEQATAEGGTR; encoded by the coding sequence ATGACGGCCCGCAAGCACTCCGCCCTGCCCAAGGCGCAGGTGCTCATCGAGGCGCTGCCCTGGCTGACCCGGCACAACGGCCGGGTCGTGGTGATCAAGTTCGGCGGCAACGCCATGGTCGACGAGGAGCTGAAGGCCGCCTTCGCACAGGACGTGGTCTTCCTGCGGCAGGCCGGCCTCAAGCCGGTCGTCGTGCACGGCGGCGGCCCGCAGATCAACGCGCAGCTCGACCGGCACGGCCTGGTCAGCGAGTTCAAGGCCGGGCTGCGGGTCACCACGCCCGAGGCGATGGACGTGGTCCGGATGGTGCTGGCCGGGCAGGTGCAGCGCGAGCTGGTCGGGCTGCTCAACCAGCACGGCCCGCTCGCGGTCGGCCTGACCGGCGAGGACGCGCACACCATCACCGCGGTCAAGCACTTCCCGGTCATCGACGGCGAGGCCGTCGACATCGGGCGGGTCGGCGAGATCACCGCCATCGACACCGGCGCGATCGAGGCGCTGCTCGCCGACGGCCGTATCCCGGTGATCTCGTCCATCGCCAGGGCCGCCGACGACGGGCACATCTACAACGTCAACGCCGACACCGCCGCCGCCGCGCTGGCCGCGGCGCTCGACGCCGAGACGCTGATGGTGCTCACCGACGTCGAGGGCCTGTACGAGGACTGGCCCAACAGCGACGACGTGATCAGCCGGCTCACCGCCACCGAGCTGGAGAAGCTGCTGCCCGGCCTGTCCAGCGGCATGGTCCCGAAGATGCGCGGCTGCCTGCACGCGGTACGCAACGGCGTGCACACCGCCCGCGTCATCGACGGCCGGGTCCAGCACGCGATCCTGCTGGAGATCTTCACCGACGAGGGCATCGGCACCATGGTCGTCCCCGACCTCCCGCCGGCGCCCGCGGCCGAGCACGTACCGGAACAGGCAACCGCAGAAGGGGGAACACGGTGA
- a CDS encoding acetylornithine transaminase: MGNEALAGRWQGALMDNYGLPRLPLVRGEGARFWDAEGKVYRDFLGGIAVNSLGTGHPAVVEAVTRQIGTLGHVSNLFIAEPPVALAERLLQLFGRPGRVFFSNSGAEANEAAFKIGRLTGRTRMVATEGAFHGRTMGSLALTGQPKKKEAFAPLPGEVVHVPFGDEAALRAAVDTDTALVIIEPIQGENGVVVPPAGYLRAAREITAATGTLLVLDEVQTGVGRTGHWFECLAQGVEPDVVTLAKGLGGGLPIGATVAFGAAAELFTPGAHGTTFGGNPVSCAAALAVLDTIAADGLLDHVKRQGEKLRNGIEALRHPLVDHVRGTGLLIGIVLTEPLAAPIQQAAQDAGLLVNAAVPDTVRLAPPLVVGDDDTDEFLRVLPGVLDQVWQANQ, encoded by the coding sequence ATCGGCAACGAGGCGCTGGCCGGCCGCTGGCAGGGCGCGCTGATGGACAACTACGGGCTGCCCCGGCTGCCCCTGGTGCGCGGCGAGGGCGCGAGGTTCTGGGACGCCGAGGGCAAGGTCTACCGGGACTTCCTCGGCGGCATCGCGGTGAACTCGCTGGGCACCGGGCACCCGGCGGTGGTCGAGGCGGTGACCCGGCAGATCGGCACCCTGGGCCATGTCTCCAACCTCTTCATCGCCGAGCCGCCGGTCGCGCTGGCCGAGCGGCTGCTCCAGCTGTTCGGGCGGCCGGGCCGGGTCTTCTTCAGCAATTCCGGCGCCGAGGCCAACGAGGCCGCCTTCAAGATCGGCCGGCTCACCGGGCGTACCCGGATGGTCGCGACCGAAGGAGCCTTCCACGGCCGGACGATGGGCTCGCTCGCGCTGACCGGCCAGCCGAAGAAGAAGGAGGCCTTCGCCCCGCTGCCCGGCGAGGTCGTCCATGTGCCGTTCGGCGACGAGGCGGCGCTGCGGGCGGCCGTGGACACCGACACCGCGCTGGTGATCATCGAGCCGATCCAGGGCGAGAACGGGGTGGTCGTGCCGCCGGCCGGCTATCTGCGGGCGGCACGGGAGATCACCGCCGCGACCGGCACCCTGCTGGTGCTCGACGAGGTGCAGACCGGCGTCGGCAGGACGGGGCACTGGTTCGAGTGCCTGGCCCAGGGCGTCGAGCCCGATGTCGTGACGCTGGCCAAGGGCCTGGGCGGCGGGCTGCCGATCGGCGCCACCGTGGCCTTCGGGGCGGCGGCCGAGCTGTTCACCCCGGGCGCGCACGGCACGACCTTCGGCGGCAACCCGGTCTCCTGCGCCGCCGCGCTCGCCGTCCTCGACACCATCGCGGCGGACGGGCTGCTCGACCACGTCAAGCGGCAGGGCGAGAAGCTGCGGAACGGAATCGAGGCCCTGCGGCACCCGCTGGTCGATCATGTGCGCGGTACGGGCCTGCTGATCGGTATCGTGCTCACCGAGCCGCTGGCCGCACCGATCCAGCAGGCGGCTCAGGACGCCGGACTCCTGGTGAACGCCGCCGTGCCCGACACGGTACGGCTCGCGCCGCCGCTGGTCGTCGGCGACGACGACACGGACGAGTTCCTCCGGGTGCTGCCCGGCGTCCTGGACCAGGTGTGGCAGGCGAACCAGTAG
- a CDS encoding arginine repressor has protein sequence MSEAQQQGGGQAVPQTRTARHRRIVDILGRQPVRSQSQLAKLLADDGLSVTQATLSRDLDELGAVKIRTNDGELIYAVPSEGGFRTPQAPLGESVKEERMRRLAAELLISAEASANLVVVRTPPGAAQFLASAIDTAEVHDILGTIAGDDTVVLISRDPAGGQKLADHLLRLAQGEV, from the coding sequence ATGAGCGAGGCGCAGCAGCAGGGCGGCGGCCAGGCCGTACCGCAGACCCGTACGGCCAGGCACCGCAGGATCGTGGACATCCTCGGCCGGCAGCCGGTGCGGTCCCAGAGCCAGCTGGCCAAGCTGCTCGCCGACGACGGGCTGAGCGTCACCCAGGCGACGCTCAGCCGCGACCTGGACGAACTGGGCGCGGTCAAGATCCGCACCAACGACGGCGAGCTGATCTACGCCGTCCCCTCCGAGGGCGGTTTCCGCACCCCGCAGGCGCCGCTGGGCGAGTCCGTCAAGGAGGAGCGGATGCGGCGGCTGGCCGCCGAGCTGCTGATCTCCGCCGAGGCCTCGGCCAATCTGGTGGTGGTCCGCACTCCGCCGGGCGCCGCGCAGTTCCTCGCGTCGGCCATCGACACGGCGGAGGTCCACGACATTCTCGGTACGATCGCGGGAGACGACACCGTCGTGCTGATCAGCCGGGACCCCGCCGGCGGTCAGAAGCTCGCCGATCACCTGCTGCGCCTCGCCCAGGGCGAGGTCTAG
- a CDS encoding argininosuccinate synthase, which produces MTERVVLAYSGGLDTSVAIGWIAEETGAEVIAVAVDVGQGGEDLDVIRKRAIACGAVEAEVADAKDEFAEEYCLPAIRSNALYMDRYPLVSALSRPAIVKHLVAAARKHGADTVAHGCTGKGNDQVRFEAGISSLAPELRCIAPVRDYAMTRDKAIAFCEANNLPIATTKKSPYSIDQNVFGRAVETGFLEDIWNAPIEDVYEYTQNPAEPREADEVVISFLKGVPVAIDGRDVSVLEAIQQLNVRAGAQGIGRIDMVEDRLVGIKSREIYEAPGAIALITAHQELENVTVERELARYKRQVEQRWGELVYDGLWFSPLKRALDGFITEANEHVTGDVRMVLHGGRAVVNGRRSGESLYDFNLATYDTGDTFDQSLSKGFIEIFGMSSKIAAKRDLAQ; this is translated from the coding sequence GTGACCGAGCGCGTCGTACTCGCCTATTCAGGCGGCCTTGACACCTCCGTCGCCATCGGCTGGATCGCCGAGGAGACCGGCGCCGAGGTCATCGCCGTGGCCGTGGACGTCGGCCAGGGCGGCGAGGACCTGGACGTCATCCGCAAGCGCGCCATCGCGTGCGGCGCGGTCGAGGCCGAGGTCGCGGACGCCAAGGACGAGTTCGCCGAGGAATACTGCCTGCCGGCGATCCGGTCCAACGCGCTCTACATGGACCGCTACCCGCTGGTCTCCGCGCTGTCCCGGCCCGCGATCGTCAAGCACCTGGTGGCCGCCGCCCGCAAGCACGGCGCCGACACCGTCGCCCACGGCTGCACCGGCAAGGGCAACGACCAGGTCCGCTTCGAGGCCGGCATCTCCTCACTGGCCCCCGAGCTGCGCTGCATCGCGCCGGTCCGCGACTACGCGATGACCCGGGACAAGGCCATCGCCTTCTGCGAGGCCAACAACCTGCCGATCGCCACCACCAAGAAGTCGCCGTACTCGATCGACCAGAACGTCTTCGGGCGGGCCGTCGAGACCGGCTTCCTGGAGGACATCTGGAACGCGCCGATCGAGGACGTCTACGAGTACACCCAGAACCCGGCGGAGCCGCGGGAGGCCGACGAGGTCGTCATCAGCTTCCTCAAGGGTGTCCCGGTCGCCATCGACGGCAGGGATGTCAGCGTCCTGGAGGCGATCCAGCAGCTCAACGTGCGGGCCGGCGCCCAGGGCATCGGCCGGATCGACATGGTCGAGGACCGGCTGGTCGGCATCAAGTCCCGGGAGATCTACGAGGCCCCCGGCGCCATCGCGCTGATCACCGCCCACCAGGAGCTGGAGAACGTCACCGTCGAGCGGGAGCTCGCCCGCTACAAGCGGCAGGTCGAGCAGCGCTGGGGCGAGCTGGTCTACGACGGCCTGTGGTTCTCGCCGCTCAAGCGGGCGCTCGACGGCTTCATCACCGAGGCCAACGAGCACGTCACCGGCGACGTCCGGATGGTCCTGCACGGCGGCCGGGCCGTCGTCAACGGCCGGCGGTCGGGCGAGTCGCTCTACGACTTCAACCTCGCCACCTACGACACCGGCGACACCTTCGACCAGTCGCTGTCCAAGGGCTTCATCGAGATCTTCGGCATGTCCAGCAAGATCGCCGCGAAGCGGGACCTGGCCCAGTGA
- the argH gene encoding argininosuccinate lyase encodes MTEEAQGAKLWGGRFADGPSAALEKLSASVHFDFRLAPYDIAGSRAHARVLYRAELLTADELDRMIAGLDTLEADVAAGGFTGTIADEDVHTALERGLVERLGADLGGKLRAGRSRNDQIATLFRMYLRDHARTIGGLIADLQGALVGLAEAHPDAAMPGRTHLQHAQPVLFAHHMLAHVQSLSRDAERLRQWDERTAVSPYGSGALAGSSLGLDPEAVARDLGFEHGSVGNSIDGTASRDFVAEFAFITAMIGVNLSRIAEEVIIWNTKEFSFVTLHDAFSTGSSIMPQKKNPDIAELARGKSGRLIGNLTGLLATLKALPLAYNRDLQEDKEPVFDSCDQLEVLLPAFTGMMATLTVHTERMAELAPAGFSLATDIAEWLVRQGVPFRVAHEVAGECVKACEAEGIELHQLTDEQFAKISAHLTPEVRGVLNVPGSLASRSGRGGTAPSAVAVQLAEVKADLDVQYAWARAEQ; translated from the coding sequence GTGACCGAGGAAGCACAGGGCGCCAAGCTCTGGGGCGGGCGGTTCGCCGACGGACCGTCCGCCGCCCTGGAGAAGCTGTCCGCCTCCGTCCACTTCGACTTCCGGCTCGCGCCCTACGACATCGCCGGGTCCCGCGCCCACGCCCGGGTCCTCTACCGGGCCGAGCTGCTGACCGCCGACGAGCTGGACCGGATGATCGCCGGGCTCGACACGCTCGAAGCCGATGTGGCCGCCGGTGGTTTCACCGGCACCATCGCCGACGAGGACGTGCACACCGCGCTGGAACGCGGCCTGGTCGAACGCCTCGGCGCCGACCTCGGCGGCAAGCTGCGGGCCGGCCGGTCGCGCAACGACCAGATCGCCACCCTCTTCCGGATGTACCTGCGCGACCACGCCAGGACCATCGGCGGCCTGATCGCGGACCTCCAAGGCGCGCTGGTCGGCCTCGCCGAGGCGCACCCGGACGCCGCGATGCCGGGCCGCACCCACCTCCAGCACGCCCAGCCGGTGCTGTTCGCGCACCACATGCTGGCGCACGTCCAGTCGCTGTCCCGGGACGCGGAGCGGCTGCGCCAGTGGGACGAGCGCACCGCCGTGTCGCCGTACGGTTCCGGCGCGCTCGCCGGGTCCTCGCTCGGCCTCGACCCCGAGGCCGTCGCCCGTGACCTGGGCTTCGAGCACGGCAGCGTCGGCAACTCCATCGACGGCACCGCCTCGCGCGACTTCGTGGCCGAGTTCGCCTTCATCACCGCGATGATCGGCGTCAACCTGTCGCGGATCGCCGAGGAGGTGATCATCTGGAACACCAAGGAATTCTCCTTCGTGACCCTGCACGACGCCTTCTCCACCGGCTCCTCGATCATGCCGCAGAAGAAGAACCCGGACATCGCCGAGCTGGCCCGCGGCAAGTCCGGACGGCTGATCGGCAACCTCACCGGGCTGCTGGCCACCCTCAAGGCGCTGCCGCTGGCGTACAACCGGGACCTCCAGGAGGACAAGGAGCCGGTCTTCGACTCCTGCGACCAGCTGGAGGTGCTGCTCCCGGCGTTCACCGGGATGATGGCCACCCTGACGGTGCACACCGAGCGGATGGCGGAGCTGGCCCCGGCCGGCTTCTCGCTGGCCACCGACATCGCCGAGTGGCTGGTCAGGCAGGGCGTCCCCTTCCGGGTCGCGCACGAGGTCGCGGGGGAGTGCGTCAAGGCCTGCGAGGCCGAGGGCATCGAGCTGCACCAGCTGACCGACGAGCAGTTCGCCAAGATCTCCGCGCATCTGACGCCCGAGGTCCGCGGGGTGCTCAATGTGCCGGGCTCGCTGGCCTCCCGCAGCGGGCGCGGCGGTACGGCGCCGAGCGCGGTCGCCGTCCAGCTCGCCGAGGTCAAGGCGGACCTGGACGTCCAGTACGCCTGGGCGCGGGCCGAGCAGTAG
- a CDS encoding lysophospholipid acyltransferase family protein — MSRSVLKAILGLLMRVLYRPRVEGLANIPGDGPVIVAGNHVTFVDSLFLSLVVKRQVYFIGKDSYVTGKGFKGRLMAWFFTTCGMIPVDRDGGRGGVAALMTGRRVLEEGRIFGIYPEGTRSPDGRLYRGRTGVARLALMTGAPVLPFAMIGTDKVQPGGSGMLRIAPVTIRFGRPLDFARYDGMDRDRYVLRAVTDEVMSEVMRLGGQEYVDIYATKAKAA; from the coding sequence TTGTCCCGCAGCGTGCTCAAGGCGATTCTCGGACTGCTGATGCGGGTCCTTTACCGCCCCCGGGTCGAGGGCCTCGCGAACATCCCCGGCGACGGGCCGGTGATCGTGGCGGGCAACCACGTCACCTTCGTCGACTCGCTGTTCCTGTCCCTGGTGGTGAAGCGGCAGGTCTACTTCATCGGCAAGGACTCGTACGTCACCGGCAAGGGCTTCAAGGGCCGGCTGATGGCGTGGTTCTTCACCACCTGCGGCATGATCCCGGTGGACCGGGACGGCGGGCGCGGCGGGGTGGCGGCGCTGATGACCGGCCGCCGGGTGCTGGAGGAGGGCCGGATCTTCGGCATCTACCCCGAGGGGACCCGCTCCCCCGACGGCCGCCTCTACCGCGGCCGTACCGGTGTCGCCCGGCTGGCCCTGATGACCGGCGCCCCGGTGCTGCCGTTCGCGATGATCGGCACCGACAAGGTGCAGCCCGGCGGCTCCGGCATGCTGCGGATCGCCCCGGTCACCATCCGCTTCGGCCGCCCGCTGGACTTCGCGCGCTACGACGGCATGGACCGCGACCGCTACGTCCTGCGGGCCGTCACCGACGAGGTGATGAGCGAGGTCATGCGGCTCGGCGGCCAGGAGTACGTGGACATCTACGCGACCAAGGCGAAGGCCGCCTGA
- a CDS encoding glycerophosphodiester phosphodiesterase, with amino-acid sequence MTDDQHKTGPGRRTLLSAAALGAGGAVIAAAGPAGAQSPGGGAGKGHGGAPELPVPTIVGHRGSAGYRPEHTFGSYEYALAIGADVVEQDVVPTRDGHLVCRHEPEIGGTTDVADHPEFASRRTTKTIDGTATTGWFTEDFTLAELKRLRAVERLPGVRPHNAIYNGRWDIPTFAEVLAWADKEGRKRGKPVWLHTETKHPTYFRGIGLPLEERLIALLKPYGRHRADAPQFLQSFEAQSLRRLGALGGRAAKIFLLNGLTSQPWDFVVAGDKRTVADLVTPAGLRWIAGFAQGIGPTTDVIIPRDASGKLLKPTAVVSDAHKAGLVLHPFTARNENQFLPADFQVGTDPNAYGDPLAAFKTWFATGIDGLFTDNADTAVLAREDYWASS; translated from the coding sequence ATGACGGATGACCAGCACAAGACCGGCCCCGGCAGGCGCACCCTGCTGTCCGCGGCAGCGCTCGGAGCGGGCGGCGCGGTGATCGCCGCAGCCGGCCCGGCCGGGGCGCAGTCCCCGGGCGGCGGCGCGGGCAAGGGGCACGGCGGTGCCCCCGAGCTGCCGGTGCCGACCATCGTCGGCCACCGCGGCAGCGCCGGCTACCGCCCGGAACACACCTTCGGATCGTACGAGTACGCGCTCGCCATCGGCGCGGACGTCGTCGAGCAGGACGTCGTCCCGACCAGGGACGGGCACCTGGTGTGCCGCCACGAACCCGAGATCGGCGGCACCACCGACGTCGCGGACCACCCCGAGTTCGCGAGCCGCAGGACCACCAAGACGATCGACGGCACCGCCACCACGGGCTGGTTCACCGAGGACTTCACCCTCGCGGAACTCAAGCGGCTGCGCGCCGTCGAACGGCTGCCCGGCGTCCGGCCGCACAACGCGATCTACAACGGCCGCTGGGACATCCCCACCTTCGCCGAGGTGCTCGCCTGGGCCGACAAGGAGGGCCGCAAGCGCGGCAAGCCGGTCTGGCTGCACACCGAGACCAAGCACCCCACCTACTTCCGCGGCATCGGCCTGCCCCTGGAGGAGCGGCTGATCGCGCTGCTCAAGCCGTACGGCAGGCACCGCGCCGACGCCCCGCAGTTCCTCCAGTCCTTCGAGGCGCAGAGCCTGCGGCGGCTCGGCGCCCTCGGCGGGCGCGCGGCCAAGATCTTCCTGCTCAACGGCCTGACCTCGCAGCCCTGGGACTTCGTCGTGGCCGGCGACAAGCGGACCGTCGCCGACCTGGTCACCCCGGCGGGCCTGCGCTGGATCGCCGGCTTCGCGCAGGGCATCGGCCCGACCACCGACGTGATCATCCCGCGCGACGCCTCGGGCAAGCTCCTCAAGCCCACCGCCGTGGTCAGTGACGCGCACAAGGCGGGCCTGGTCCTGCACCCCTTCACCGCGCGCAACGAGAACCAGTTCCTGCCCGCCGACTTCCAGGTCGGCACCGACCCGAACGCCTACGGCGACCCGCTGGCCGCGTTCAAAACCTGGTTCGCCACCGGCATCGACGGCCTGTTCACGGACAACGCCGACACCGCGGTGCTGGCCCGCGAGGACTACTGGGCCTCGTCGTGA
- a CDS encoding sigma-70 family RNA polymerase sigma factor yields MDTAAPPPATTAPALPGLLPAGHARLLAAEAAAFALPGTGIEAADLEQAVWLRLLELGGPPPEFADWTRAAVRAEALGPDVRRRCERPYADQDAGPPPRAPHRAGGAVEDQVIDADALRSVRAAVRALPGRCPQLVRALMADSDPTYSQIAQELGISQGGVGPLRSRCLGCLRSILNSRVGSPVGRGNAR; encoded by the coding sequence ATGGACACCGCCGCGCCGCCGCCCGCGACCACCGCCCCCGCCCTGCCCGGCCTCCTGCCGGCCGGCCACGCCCGGCTGCTGGCCGCCGAGGCCGCCGCCTTCGCGCTGCCCGGGACCGGCATCGAGGCCGCCGACCTCGAACAGGCCGTCTGGCTGCGGCTGCTCGAACTCGGCGGGCCGCCACCGGAATTCGCCGACTGGACGCGCGCCGCGGTCCGCGCCGAAGCGCTCGGCCCCGACGTGCGGCGGCGCTGCGAGCGGCCGTACGCCGACCAGGACGCGGGACCGCCGCCCCGCGCACCGCACCGGGCGGGCGGCGCCGTCGAGGACCAGGTGATCGACGCCGACGCGCTGCGCTCGGTCAGAGCCGCGGTCCGCGCGCTGCCGGGACGCTGCCCGCAACTGGTGCGGGCACTGATGGCCGATTCCGACCCCACCTACTCGCAGATCGCACAGGAGTTGGGAATCTCACAGGGCGGTGTGGGGCCGCTGCGCTCCCGGTGCCTCGGGTGTCTGCGATCCATCCTGAATTCGAGGGTTGGATCCCCGGTGGGGCGGGGTAATGCACGGTAA
- a CDS encoding GNAT family N-acetyltransferase: MGMSVTISTAESSDAEKILKLQYLCYQSEAELYGDYSIEPLTQTLDHLRAELSEGCVLVARLGEEVVGSVRGVVDDDGTARIGKLIVHPRLQRHGLGGRLLSAVEDRLAAEAEAKRYRLFTGHRSEVNLRMYRKLGYEQVGVAKPVSRRLSLVTMEKPADTVGLAATA; the protein is encoded by the coding sequence ATGGGCATGAGCGTGACCATCTCTACGGCGGAGTCGAGCGACGCCGAGAAGATCCTGAAACTCCAATACCTCTGCTATCAGAGCGAAGCCGAGCTGTACGGCGACTACAGCATCGAACCGCTGACCCAGACCCTGGACCACCTGCGCGCCGAACTGTCCGAGGGCTGCGTGCTGGTGGCACGCCTCGGCGAAGAGGTCGTCGGTTCGGTACGCGGTGTCGTCGACGACGACGGCACCGCCAGGATCGGCAAACTCATCGTGCATCCGCGCCTGCAGCGGCACGGCCTCGGCGGGCGGCTGCTCAGCGCCGTCGAGGACCGGCTCGCGGCCGAGGCGGAGGCCAAGCGGTACCGGCTGTTCACCGGCCACCGCAGCGAGGTCAACCTGCGGATGTACCGCAAGCTCGGCTACGAGCAGGTCGGCGTCGCCAAGCCGGTCAGCCGCAGGCTGAGCCTGGTCACCATGGAGAAGCCGGCGGACACCGTCGGCCTCGCCGCCACCGCCTGA